One part of the Symphalangus syndactylus isolate Jambi chromosome 1, NHGRI_mSymSyn1-v2.1_pri, whole genome shotgun sequence genome encodes these proteins:
- the TCN1 gene encoding transcobalamin-1: MRQSHQLPLVGLLLFSLIPSQLCEICEVSEKNYIRLKPLLNTMIQSNYTRGTSDVNVVLSLKLVGIQAQTLKQKLIQRIKYNVKRRLSDVSSGELALIILALGVCHNPEENLIYDYHLIDKLENKFQAEIENMETHNGTPLTNYYQLSLDVLALCLFNGNYSAAEVVNHFTPENKNHYFGSQFSVDTGAMAVLALTCVKRSLINRQVKADEGSLKNISIYTKSLVEKILSEKKENGLIGNTFSTGEAMQALFVSSDYYNENDWNCQQTLNTVLTEISQGAFSNPNAAAQVLPALMGKTFLDINKNSSCVSAAGTFNISIDEPITVTPPDSQSCISVNYSVRINETYFTNVTVLNASVFLSVMEKAQEMNDTIFGFTMEESSWGPYITCIQGLCGSNNDRTYWELLSGGKPLSQGVGSYVVHNGENLEVRWSKY; the protein is encoded by the exons AGGTAAGTGAAAAAAACTACATCCGCCTAAAACCTCTGTTGAATACAATGATCCAGTCAAACTATACCAGGGGAACCAGCGATGTCAATGTCGTGTTGTCCCTCAAACTTGTTGGAATCCAGGCCCAAACCCTGAAGCAAAAGCTGATCCAACGAATCAAATACAATGTGAAAAGGAGAC TGTCAGATGTAAGCTCGGGAGAGCTTGCCTTGATTATACTGGCTTTGGGAGTATGTCATAACCCTGAGGAAAACTTAATATATGATTACCACCTGATTGACAAGctagaaaataaattccaagcAGAAATTGAAAATATGG aAACACACAATGGCACTCCCCTGACTAACTACTACCAGCTCAGCCTGGATGTTCTGGCCTTGTGTCTGTTCAATGGGAACTACTCAGCCGCCGAAGTTGTCAACCATTTCACtcctgaaaataaaaaccattatttTGGTAGCCAGTTCTCAGTAG ATACTGGTGCAATGGCTGTCCTGGCTCTGACATGTGTGAAGAGGAGTCTAATAAATAGGCAGGTCAAAGCAGATGAAGGCAGTTTAAAGAACATCAGTATTTATACAAAGTCACTGGTAGAAAAGATTCTgtctgagaaaaaagaaaatggtctcATTGGAAACACATTTAGCACAGGAGAAGCCATGCAG GCCCTCTTTGTATCATCAGACTATTATAATGAAAATGACTGGAATTGCCAACAAACTCTGAATACAGTGCTCACGGAAATTTCTCAAGGAGCATTCAGTAATCCAAATGCTGCAGCCCAGGTCTTACCTGCCCTGATGGGAAAGACCTTCCTGGATATTAACAAAAACTCTTCCTGCGTCTCTGCTGCAG GTACCTTCAACATCTCCATTGATGAGCCTATAACTGTGACACCTCCTGACTCACAATCATGTATCTCAGTCAATTACTCTGTGAGAATCAATGAAACATATTTCACCAATGTCACTGTGCTAAATGCTTCTGTCTTCCTCAGTGTGATGGAGAAAGCCCAGGAAATGAATGATACTATATTTGG TTTCACAATGGAGGAGAGCTCATGGGGGCCCTATATCACCTGTATTCAGGGCCTATGTGGCAGCAATAATGACAGAACCTACTGGGAACTTCTGAGTGGAGGCAAACCACTGAGCCAAG gAGTTGGTAGTTATGTTGTCCACAATGGAGAAAACTTGGAGGTTCGTTGGAGCAAATACTAA